A region of Elusimicrobiota bacterium DNA encodes the following proteins:
- the rlmD gene encoding 23S rRNA (uracil(1939)-C(5))-methyltransferase RlmD, with translation MTTDPIRLERLALGGDAVARLPGTEPGRPGPVVFVPYGAPGDRVVLGSIRRESSFSRGWIDRIEEASPQRREPRCPLFFQPGRRPDQVCGGCDWQHLTSAAQAEGKRALLVETLQRIGKIPSPHVEPTVAAPTPEAAWRYRNKGLVPFARNAAGELVAGFYAPGSHTVVPFEDCPVQNERFVQVVRAARQWLSERDVPVYQAPAESGWLRHLLVRTSSTGETLAALVTTSEAGPDVEAFARELRAACPFVTSVFQNINDRPGNVVLGPRWKPLGGKERMEESLSGLRFRLSPASFFQVNHAMAEKLYAMAVEMAAVGPTDVVWELYAGVGAMGQLLARQAKLVWAIEENTQAVRDGIESLEMNGITNLRFRQGRCELVLARGLIKDPPTVILLDPPRAGCERSVLKFVMRAAPRRILYVSCDPGTLARDAQYLSTGGYHLKRSIPVDLFPQTAHIESVTLFERAPG, from the coding sequence ATGACCACCGACCCCATACGTCTCGAACGCCTCGCCCTGGGAGGGGACGCCGTGGCCCGCCTTCCCGGAACCGAACCCGGCCGGCCGGGACCCGTGGTCTTCGTCCCCTACGGAGCGCCAGGGGACCGGGTGGTCCTGGGTTCCATCCGACGGGAGAGCTCTTTTTCCCGAGGATGGATCGACCGCATTGAGGAAGCGTCCCCCCAGCGGCGGGAGCCCCGGTGCCCGCTCTTCTTTCAACCCGGACGTCGGCCGGACCAAGTCTGCGGCGGTTGCGATTGGCAACACCTGACCTCCGCCGCCCAGGCCGAGGGGAAACGGGCCCTCCTGGTGGAAACCCTCCAGCGGATCGGAAAAATCCCCAGCCCCCACGTCGAACCGACGGTGGCCGCCCCGACGCCGGAAGCGGCGTGGCGGTACCGTAACAAAGGGCTGGTTCCCTTTGCCCGGAACGCCGCGGGGGAACTGGTGGCCGGGTTCTACGCTCCCGGCTCCCACACCGTGGTGCCGTTCGAAGATTGCCCGGTTCAAAACGAACGATTCGTCCAAGTGGTCCGGGCGGCCCGGCAGTGGCTGTCCGAGAGAGACGTCCCCGTCTACCAGGCCCCCGCCGAGAGCGGGTGGCTGAGACATCTGCTCGTCCGAACCTCCTCCACGGGAGAGACCCTGGCCGCTCTGGTCACCACCTCCGAGGCCGGACCTGACGTGGAGGCCTTTGCCAGGGAGCTCAGAGCCGCCTGCCCCTTCGTCACCAGCGTTTTTCAAAACATCAACGACCGGCCCGGTAACGTGGTGCTGGGGCCCCGGTGGAAGCCCCTGGGCGGGAAGGAACGCATGGAAGAATCCCTGTCCGGACTGCGGTTCCGCCTTTCGCCCGCTTCCTTCTTCCAGGTGAACCACGCCATGGCGGAAAAGCTCTACGCCATGGCCGTCGAAATGGCGGCGGTGGGACCCACGGACGTCGTCTGGGAACTCTACGCCGGCGTGGGCGCCATGGGCCAATTGTTGGCACGCCAAGCCAAACTCGTTTGGGCCATTGAAGAAAACACCCAGGCGGTGCGGGACGGCATCGAAAGCCTGGAAATGAACGGAATCACGAACCTGCGTTTCCGTCAGGGACGATGCGAGCTGGTGCTGGCCCGGGGACTGATCAAAGACCCGCCCACCGTCATCCTCCTGGACCCGCCCCGGGCGGGATGCGAACGAAGCGTTCTCAAATTCGTGATGCGGGCCGCCCCGCGCCGTATTCTCTATGTCTCGTGCGATCCCGGCACGCTGGCGCGGGACGCGCAGTACCTTTCCACGGGCGGCTATCATTTGAAGCGATCCATCCCCGTGGACCTATTCCCCCAGACGGCCCACATCGAAAGCGTCACGCTTTTCGAACGGGCCCCTGGGTGA